Proteins from a genomic interval of Rosa chinensis cultivar Old Blush chromosome 2, RchiOBHm-V2, whole genome shotgun sequence:
- the LOC112188114 gene encoding protein ROOT HAIR DEFECTIVE 3: MAKSEQCCSTQLIDGDGSFNDTGIEQFIKEVKLGECGLSYAVVSIMGPQSSGKSTLLNNLFATNFREMDAFRGRSQTTKGIWLAKCAGIEPCTLVMDLEGTDGRERGEDDTAFEKQSALFALAVSDIVLINMWCHDIGREQAANKPLLKTVFQVMMRLFSPRKTTLMFVIRDKTRTPLENLEPVLREDIQKIWDSVPKPEAHKDTPLSEFFNVEVVALSSYEEKEEQFKEQVASLRQKFFHSIAPGGLAGDRRGVVPASGFSFSAQQIWRVIKENRDLDLPAHKVMVATVRCEEIANEKHAAFVGNEEWSQFEQDVQLGPIPGFGKKLSSIIDMCLSGYDEEATYFDEGVRSGKRKQLEEKLLQHVQPAFQALLGHLRSGTLDKFKEAFDKALDGGQGFSVAAHNCSESFMAQFDEGCADAVIQQADWDTSKVRDKLKRDIDAHIASVRDAKLSEIKTLYEAKLKEALSGPVEALLDGANSETWPAIRKLFKRETESAVSGFSSALSGFDMDKQTKDKILASLEAYSRGVVEAKTKEEAGRVLIRMKDRFATLFSHDSDSMPRVWTGKEDIRAITKTARSASLKLLSVMAAIRLDDGDADNIEKTLSLALVDGRNAAPKDKSITTVDPLASSTWQEVSSSKTLITPVQCKSLWKQFKSETEYSVSQAIAAQEANKRNNNWLPPPWAILALVVLGFNEFMTLLRNPLYLLVIFVGFLLLKALWVQLDISAEFRNGALPGLLSLSTKLVPTIMNMMKRLADEGAAAAADNNPQRNPAVASKGISNGANASSSMSTSASSGVTESEYSSPSKQE; the protein is encoded by the exons ATGG CAAAGAGTGAGCAGTGCTGCTCTACTCAGCTTATTGATGGAGACGGATCATTCAATGACACTGGAATCGAACAGTTTATAAAGGAGGTGAAATTGGGAGAATGTGGACTCTCCTATGCAGTAGTCTCCATTATGGGCCCTCAAAGTAGTG GAAAGAGCACACTACTAAATAATTTGTTTGCTACCAACTTCAGGGAGATGGATGCTTTTAGAGGAAG gtctcagacaacaaaaggTATTTGGTTGGCAAAATGTGCTGGTATTGAGCCTTGTACTCTTGTAATGGATTTGGAGGGTACAGATGGGAGAGAACGAGGAGAG GATGATACGGCATTCGAGAAGCAGAGTGCCCTCTTTGCCCTTGCTGTTTCAGATATAGTTCTCATTAACAT GTGGTGCCATGATATTGGCCGTGAGCAAGCCGCAAATAAGCCTCTCCTAAAGACTGTGTTCCAG GTGATGATGCGATTGTTTAGTCCACGTAAAACAACTCTGATGTTCGTCATCCGTGATAAGACAAGG ACACCTTTAGAGAATTTAGAACCGGTTCTTAGAGAAGACATTCAGAAG ATATGGGACTCTGTTCCGAAGCCTGAAGCCCACAAGGATACTCCACTAAGCGAATTTTTTAAT GTTGAGGTTGTTGCTCTTTCAAGttatgaagaaaaagaagagcaaTTTAAAGAGCAG GTCGCTAGCTTGAGGCAGAAATTCTTTCATTCCATTGCCCCTGGTGGACTTGCTGGAGATAGACGGGGTGTAGTTCCTGCTTCAGGGTTTTCTTTTAGTGCACAGCAGATATGGAGAGTCATCAAAGAAAACAGAGATCTTGATCTTCCTGCCCACAAG GTCATGGTGGCAACTGTACGTTGTGAAGAGATTGCCAACGAGAAGCATGCTGCTTTTGTAGGAAATGAG GAGTGGAGTCAGTTTGAGCAGGACGTTCAATTGGGCCCTATTCCTGGCTTTGGGAAGAAGCTCAGTTCAATCATTGATATGTGTCTATCAGG GTATGATGAAGAAGCTACATACTTTGATGAAGGTGTCAGATCTGGGAAGCGCAAGCAGCTTGAAGAAAAATTGCTTCAA CATGTCCAACCTGCATTCCAAGCTTTGCTGGGACACTTAAGATCTGGTACTCTGGATAAGTTCAAGGAAGCATTTGATAAGGCCTTGGATGGCGGGCAGGGTTTTTCTGTGGCTGCGCATAATTGCAGTGAATCTTTCATGGCTCAATTTGATGAAGGATGTGCAG ATGCTGTTATCCAACAAGCAGATTGGGACACATCTAAAGTAAGAGATAAACTTAAACGTGATATAGATGCTCACATTGCTTCAGTTCGTGATGCTAAGCTATCTGAAATTAAGACCCTTTATGAG GCAAAATTGAAGGAGGCCCTGTCTGGACCCGTGGAAGCGCTACTTGATGGAGCTAATAGTGAGACTTGGCCTGCAATAAGGAAACTTTTCAAGCGCGAGACTGAATCAGCTGTCTCTGGGTTCTCTAGTGCACTTTCTGGTTTTGATATGGATAAACAAACCAAGGATAAAATTCTTGCAAGTCTAGAGGCATATTCAAGAGGTGTAGTGGAAGCAAAAACAAAGGAAGAGGCTGGAAGGGTTTTGATCCGTATGAAGGACAG GTTTGCAACACTATTTAGCCACGACTCTGATTCGATGCCACGTGTATGGACTGGGAAGGAAGACATCAGAGCAATTACCAAGACTGCTCGTTCTGCA TCCCTGAAATTGCTTTCTGTTATGGCTGCAATTCGGTTGGATGATGGTGATGCTGATAATATTGAGAAAACTTTATCTCTTGCCTTGGTGGATGGCAGAAATGCTGCTCCCAAAGATAAGAGTATCACAACGGTTGACCCATTGGCCTCTAGCACTTGGCAAGAG GTTTCATCATCAAAGACATTGATCACACCTGTACAGTGCAAATCTTTGtggaagcaattcaagtcagaGACTGAGTACAGTGTTTCTCAGGCTATTGCTGCCCAG GAAGCCAACAAGCGTAATAACAATTGGCTACCACCTCCTTGGGCTATTCTTGCCTTGGTTGTCCTCGGATTTAATGAATTCATGACACTCTTAAG AAATCCTTTGTATCTGCTGGTCATCTTTGTTGGCTTTTTACTCCTTAAAGCACTATGGGTGCAGCTAGACATCTCGGCTGAATTCCGCAATGGCGCT CTTCCGGGACTTCTCTCTTTGTCCACCAAGTTGGTGCCAACTATCATGAACATGATGAAGAGATTAGCAGATGAAGGGGCAGCAGCTGCTGCAGATAACAATCCTCAAAGAAACCCTGCAGTAGCATCAAAAGGCATAAGCAATGGAGCAAATGCTAGCAGTTCCATGTCAACTTCTGCCTCGTCGGGAGTGACAGAATCTGAATACTCTAGTCCTTCAAAACAAGAATAG
- the LOC112189547 gene encoding protein ROOT HAIR DEFECTIVE 3-like isoform X1, which yields MPETRKAFEKQSVLFALNVSDIVLIKMWYHDIGCEQAANKPILKTVIQVMVRLVSPRKPTLMFIICHKTRLAWVEFLVVWLSLLFAEAFGKLRTGYQRRHQKPEARKETLLG from the exons ATGCCTGAAACAAGAAAAG CATTTGAAAAGCAGAGTGTCCTCTTTGCCCTTAATGTTTCAGATATAGTGCTCATTAAGAT GTGGTACCATGATATTGGTTGTGAGCAAGCTGCAAATAAGCCTATCCTAAAGACTGTGATCCAG GTGATGGTGCGATTGGTTAGTCCACGTAAACCAACTTTGATGTTCATCATCTGTCATAAGACAAGG CTAGCCTGGGTCGAGTTTTTGGTAGTGTGGCTGTCCCTTTTGTTTGCAGAAGCCTTTGGAAAATTGAGAACCGGTTATCAGAGAAGACATCAGAAG CCTGAAGCCCGCAAGGAAACTCTGTTAGGTTAG
- the LOC112189547 gene encoding protein ROOT HAIR DEFECTIVE 3 homolog 1-like isoform X2, with amino-acid sequence MGENKERWYHDIGCEQAANKPILKTVIQVMVRLVSPRKPTLMFIICHKTRLAWVEFLVVWLSLLFAEAFGKLRTGYQRRHQKPEARKETLLG; translated from the exons ATGGGAGAGAACAAGGAGAG GTGGTACCATGATATTGGTTGTGAGCAAGCTGCAAATAAGCCTATCCTAAAGACTGTGATCCAG GTGATGGTGCGATTGGTTAGTCCACGTAAACCAACTTTGATGTTCATCATCTGTCATAAGACAAGG CTAGCCTGGGTCGAGTTTTTGGTAGTGTGGCTGTCCCTTTTGTTTGCAGAAGCCTTTGGAAAATTGAGAACCGGTTATCAGAGAAGACATCAGAAG CCTGAAGCCCGCAAGGAAACTCTGTTAGGTTAG